The Thiosulfativibrio zosterae genome has a window encoding:
- a CDS encoding SDR family NAD(P)-dependent oxidoreductase, with amino-acid sequence MSQAVYLITGTRKGLGKKLAEHYLTQGHWVAGCSRGKSTIEHQNYLHFELDVADEKAVISMVRQVKKKVGSIDFLLNNAGMAAMNHIFTTPYQHAHSLFKTNFFGTFLFVREVGKLMLKQQRGSIVNFTSVAAPLNLEGEAVYAASKAAIESFTRVAAKELGAYGVRVNAIGPTPVKTDLIKNVPDHKLQDLLNQQAIKRFGEFDDVLNVIDFFNADRSHFITGQTLYLGGVVS; translated from the coding sequence ATGAGCCAAGCTGTTTATCTTATAACAGGAACTCGAAAGGGCTTGGGGAAAAAGCTGGCTGAACACTATCTGACACAGGGGCACTGGGTAGCCGGCTGCAGTCGCGGAAAGTCAACCATTGAACATCAAAATTACCTGCATTTTGAGTTAGATGTTGCCGATGAAAAAGCGGTTATTTCTATGGTGCGACAAGTGAAAAAAAAAGTGGGTTCTATTGATTTTCTGCTGAATAACGCGGGTATGGCCGCAATGAATCATATTTTTACAACGCCTTATCAGCATGCGCACAGTCTGTTTAAGACTAATTTTTTTGGCACGTTTTTGTTTGTACGCGAAGTGGGTAAACTTATGCTGAAGCAGCAGCGCGGTTCCATTGTTAATTTTACGAGTGTAGCGGCTCCGCTTAATCTTGAAGGCGAAGCAGTGTATGCGGCTAGTAAAGCAGCGATTGAAAGCTTTACGCGTGTGGCAGCAAAAGAATTGGGAGCATATGGTGTAAGAGTGAATGCGATTGGTCCAACGCCAGTTAAAACAGACTTGATTAAAAATGTGCCTGACCATAAGTTGCAAGATTTGTTAAATCAGCAAGCTATAAAACGTTTCGGTGAATTCGATGATGTTTTGAACGTAATTGATTTTTTTAATGCGGATAGGAGCCATTTTATTACGGGGCAGACGCTTTATTTAGGAGGCGTAGTTAGCTGA
- the pseH gene encoding UDP-4-amino-4,6-dideoxy-N-acetyl-beta-L-altrosamine N-acetyltransferase: MKAYVPNNIFRRATHDDMALIWQWRNQANIRKVMFNSQPIEWLNHQDWFVNMLASHTPDFWVFTQNKRPVGVLSFSNPQEKFIYFGFYLGEENVWPGTGMLMEVAALDYICSLQKFAFLRAEVLSSNQQVIKLHQRFGYEIVDIQEGFLEQEGSLLDKIIMERKVDNWLSDRHVLMDKLPQHYQLALNQLVFE, encoded by the coding sequence ATGAAAGCTTATGTGCCGAATAATATCTTTAGACGCGCAACACACGATGATATGGCCTTAATTTGGCAGTGGCGAAATCAGGCGAATATTCGAAAAGTAATGTTTAATAGTCAGCCGATTGAATGGCTCAATCATCAAGATTGGTTTGTAAATATGCTAGCGAGTCATACGCCTGACTTTTGGGTATTCACGCAAAACAAGCGGCCAGTAGGGGTATTAAGTTTTTCCAATCCCCAAGAAAAATTTATTTACTTCGGATTTTATCTGGGTGAAGAGAATGTCTGGCCTGGAACAGGTATGCTAATGGAGGTCGCTGCGTTAGACTATATTTGCTCACTGCAAAAGTTTGCATTCTTACGCGCTGAAGTGCTCTCATCAAATCAACAGGTTATAAAACTGCATCAGCGTTTTGGCTATGAAATTGTTGATATTCAAGAAGGTTTTTTAGAACAGGAAGGGAGCTTGCTTGACAAAATAATTATGGAAAGAAAAGTTGATAACTGGCTGTCGGACAGGCATGTGTTAATGGACAAGCTCCCTCAGCATTATCAGTTAGCGTTAAACCAGCTTGTTTTTGAATAG
- the pseC gene encoding UDP-4-amino-4,6-dideoxy-N-acetyl-beta-L-altrosamine transaminase, with translation MNFIPYGKQSITQADIDAVVEVLQSDYLTQGPQVPLFEKTVANYCGAEFAVAVNSATSALHIACLALGLGEGDVLWTSPNTFVASANCGRYCGADVDFVDIDPQTYNMSVEALEAKLEKAEIKGHLPKIVIPVHFAGQPCDMKAIHALSLKYGFHIIEDASHAIGAQYQGQSVGNCQYSDITVFSFHPVKIITTAEGGLATTNSPGLAEKMQLFRSHGVTREPHLMSKALEGPWYYEQVDLGLNYRMTELQAALGVSQMVRLDSFVQTRHQLAKEYDDSLQGLPLKLPFQSHKSFSTYHLYPVLIEADYISRKAVFDGLREKGIGVNVHYIPVHTQPYYAKMGFKVGDFPEAESYYQKEISIPLFPGLTQQDQQAVIDVLSDLLG, from the coding sequence ATGAACTTTATCCCTTACGGCAAACAAAGCATTACTCAGGCGGATATCGATGCGGTGGTTGAGGTATTGCAATCTGATTACCTCACTCAAGGTCCGCAAGTGCCTTTGTTTGAAAAAACAGTTGCGAATTATTGTGGTGCGGAGTTTGCAGTGGCGGTTAACAGTGCAACCTCCGCGTTACATATTGCTTGTTTGGCACTGGGTTTAGGTGAGGGGGATGTGCTTTGGACATCTCCCAATACTTTTGTGGCGTCGGCTAATTGCGGCCGCTATTGTGGTGCTGATGTGGATTTTGTAGATATAGATCCACAAACTTACAATATGTCGGTTGAGGCTCTAGAAGCCAAATTAGAGAAGGCAGAAATCAAAGGGCATTTACCCAAAATTGTGATCCCGGTGCATTTTGCGGGTCAACCTTGCGATATGAAAGCGATTCATGCCTTATCATTGAAGTATGGTTTTCATATCATCGAAGACGCCTCTCATGCCATTGGTGCACAATATCAGGGGCAATCGGTTGGCAACTGTCAATATTCAGATATTACCGTATTCAGCTTTCATCCCGTTAAAATCATAACCACTGCAGAAGGTGGTTTGGCCACCACAAACTCACCAGGCCTGGCTGAAAAAATGCAGCTGTTTCGCAGTCACGGTGTGACGAGAGAGCCACACTTAATGAGCAAAGCCTTGGAGGGCCCTTGGTATTATGAGCAGGTCGATTTAGGTTTAAACTACAGAATGACCGAGTTGCAAGCCGCTCTTGGGGTGAGTCAGATGGTTCGATTGGATAGTTTTGTGCAAACGCGTCATCAATTAGCCAAAGAATACGACGATTCTTTGCAGGGTTTACCTTTAAAGTTACCGTTTCAGAGCCATAAATCGTTTAGCACCTATCATTTGTATCCCGTTCTCATTGAGGCCGATTACATAAGTCGTAAAGCGGTGTTTGATGGCTTGCGCGAGAAAGGAATTGGCGTTAATGTTCATTATATTCCAGTACATACGCAACCCTACTACGCCAAAATGGGCTTTAAAGTGGGTGATTTTCCAGAGGCCGAGTCGTATTATCAAAAAGAAATTAGTATTCCATTATTTCCTGGGTTAACTCAGCAAGATCAACAAGCGGTGATTGATGTTTTATCGGACTTGCTCGGATGA
- a CDS encoding putative sugar O-methyltransferase, producing MDNCKKLLKEMEQASTLYQPGVFWQEASKLMFESLNNHGFDSFRRLPWSLIFFVPTYGSPGSSLSGKHIESLQEWIVQQNLNSKQTQLLSTFSSGEERALADYRTLVASEYQTSLMPRLVDFSESTIGEPKEQFEFDGKRYSRSALNYLLGLSFFKKHADLDNIGIIMEIGGGFGTMGEIVYKLMPTTRYINIDIPPTLCCSTYYLQQLVGRTEIKHPLEFLSFTSIQIEDLNLINVFASWQVEKLKGKIDLFVNFISFQEMEPEIVENYLFHVSRLQAEWVLLRNMREGKPLKAQRRFGVDKPIYSEDYARMLEGYELVDTNVIPFGFKTVDGFHSELMLFKRAVY from the coding sequence ATGGATAACTGTAAAAAGTTGTTAAAAGAAATGGAACAAGCTTCAACGCTTTATCAGCCCGGTGTTTTCTGGCAAGAGGCTTCAAAGCTGATGTTTGAGTCGCTTAATAATCATGGTTTCGACTCCTTTAGGCGTTTACCTTGGTCGTTAATCTTCTTTGTGCCTACCTATGGTTCGCCGGGAAGTTCCTTATCGGGTAAACACATTGAAAGTCTGCAGGAGTGGATAGTTCAGCAGAACCTAAATTCCAAACAGACTCAGTTGTTATCAACGTTTTCGAGTGGCGAAGAAAGAGCATTAGCTGACTATCGAACTTTGGTAGCTAGCGAGTATCAAACAAGCCTGATGCCGCGTTTAGTTGATTTCAGTGAAAGTACAATCGGTGAACCGAAAGAACAGTTTGAATTTGATGGTAAAAGATATAGTCGTTCAGCCTTAAATTATTTATTGGGCTTGTCGTTTTTTAAAAAACATGCAGACTTAGATAACATTGGCATAATTATGGAGATCGGAGGTGGCTTTGGGACGATGGGTGAAATAGTCTATAAGCTGATGCCCACAACACGTTACATCAATATTGATATTCCTCCCACACTCTGTTGCTCAACTTACTATTTGCAGCAACTCGTAGGACGCACCGAAATCAAACATCCCCTCGAATTCTTAAGCTTTACTTCTATTCAAATTGAAGACCTAAATTTAATAAATGTTTTTGCTTCATGGCAAGTTGAAAAGTTAAAAGGCAAGATTGATTTATTTGTTAACTTTATCTCCTTTCAAGAGATGGAGCCTGAAATTGTTGAAAACTATTTGTTTCATGTATCACGCTTGCAAGCTGAATGGGTTCTTTTACGCAATATGCGAGAGGGCAAGCCTCTTAAAGCACAAAGGCGTTTTGGTGTTGATAAGCCCATTTATTCAGAAGACTATGCACGCATGTTAGAGGGTTATGAGTTAGTTGATACTAACGTCATTCCGTTTGGTTTTAAAACAGTTGATGGTTTTCATTCTGAGTTGATGTTATTTAAGCGCGCTGTCTATTAA
- the tagD gene encoding glycerol-3-phosphate cytidylyltransferase, with product MKTVITYGTFDMFHIGHLRLIQRLQKLGDRLIVAVSTDEFNDLKGKKTLIPFDQRSEIVASIMGVDLVIAENTWEQKKQDIIKYSVDVFAMGDDWQGKFDFLKSDCEVVYLPRTRDVSTTQLKAALDQFLSLQGAKGLLQ from the coding sequence ATGAAAACAGTTATAACTTATGGAACATTTGATATGTTTCACATTGGTCACCTTCGGCTTATACAACGTCTACAAAAGCTTGGGGATCGCTTAATTGTTGCTGTATCAACAGATGAGTTTAATGACCTCAAGGGAAAAAAAACCTTAATTCCCTTTGATCAGCGCTCTGAGATTGTCGCAAGTATTATGGGTGTTGATTTAGTGATTGCAGAAAATACCTGGGAGCAAAAAAAGCAAGATATTATTAAATACAGTGTTGATGTTTTTGCAATGGGCGATGATTGGCAAGGCAAGTTTGATTTTTTAAAATCTGATTGTGAAGTTGTGTATTTACCTCGAACACGGGATGTTTCAACGACTCAACTTAAAGCAGCATTGGATCAATTTCTTTCTTTGCAAGGTGCTAAAGGGTTGTTGCAGTGA
- a CDS encoding ATP-binding protein, whose translation MSGEIKKLLPIGKSTFKTLIEENYLYVDKTQYALTLIQSGTYYFLSRPRRFGKSLFLDTLATIFSGEKELFKGLHIYDKHAFPKHPVIRISFNDGLIRSKADFDQYVYQMLDENQRHLQISCPKDFNGAGCFKRLIEEAHQKYQTKVIILIDEYDKPILDNIEKPDIATELRDELKGFYSVIKGADQYIQFVFMTGVSKFSKLSLFSGLNNLEDITLDKRYATICGYTQNDIETTFAAHLEGQDFNQIKTCYNVYKWLGEGVYNPFDILLFISKGFIFRNYWFSTGTPTFLLKILEKNQYFLPDLETVVADDSLLNSFDVNHIQFETLMWQTGYLTISHTETILDRIEYHLIIPNKEVQQSLLGVIAQHLTQSANFVQLSNDVLRALLKLDFEALKNQLIALYASIPYEHFTHSKMHLYEGYYVSVFYAYLKALGLELIAEDATSKGRIDLTLKQPDATIVIEFKADGATAEDALVQIKGKGYANKYLNNGKPVYAVGIGFDKEQRNIANLAYQIVC comes from the coding sequence ATGAGTGGTGAGATTAAAAAGTTATTGCCCATTGGAAAATCCACCTTCAAAACATTGATTGAAGAAAACTACCTGTACGTTGATAAAACCCAATATGCACTGACATTGATTCAATCAGGTACTTATTATTTTCTATCGCGTCCACGTCGTTTTGGTAAATCGTTATTTTTAGACACGCTGGCCACCATTTTCTCGGGCGAAAAGGAATTGTTTAAAGGACTGCATATTTATGATAAACATGCATTTCCCAAGCATCCTGTGATTCGTATCAGCTTTAATGACGGATTGATTCGCTCTAAAGCCGACTTTGATCAATACGTATATCAAATGTTGGACGAAAATCAACGCCATTTACAAATCAGTTGCCCCAAGGATTTTAATGGTGCCGGTTGCTTTAAACGCTTAATTGAAGAAGCCCACCAAAAATACCAAACCAAAGTCATCATCCTAATTGACGAATACGACAAGCCTATCTTAGACAACATCGAAAAACCCGACATAGCCACCGAACTGCGCGATGAACTCAAAGGGTTTTACAGCGTTATAAAAGGTGCCGATCAATACATTCAATTTGTATTTATGACCGGCGTGAGTAAATTCTCAAAATTAAGCCTATTTAGTGGGTTAAATAATTTAGAAGATATTACCTTGGATAAACGCTATGCCACCATTTGTGGCTACACGCAAAATGATATCGAAACCACGTTTGCCGCGCATTTAGAAGGGCAAGATTTTAACCAAATTAAAACCTGTTACAACGTCTATAAATGGTTAGGCGAAGGGGTCTATAACCCCTTTGATATTTTATTGTTTATCAGTAAAGGGTTCATATTTCGTAATTACTGGTTCTCAACCGGCACACCGACCTTTTTATTAAAAATATTGGAAAAAAACCAGTATTTTCTCCCCGACCTAGAAACCGTTGTGGCCGATGATTCTTTGCTGAACAGCTTTGATGTCAATCACATTCAGTTCGAAACTCTAATGTGGCAAACCGGTTATTTAACCATCAGCCACACCGAAACCATTTTAGACAGAATTGAATACCATTTAATCATCCCCAATAAAGAAGTCCAACAATCCTTACTAGGCGTGATTGCTCAGCACCTCACGCAGAGCGCCAATTTTGTGCAATTATCGAATGATGTTTTACGGGCCTTATTAAAACTAGATTTTGAAGCCCTCAAAAACCAACTCATCGCCCTCTATGCCAGCATTCCTTACGAACACTTTACCCACAGCAAAATGCACTTATACGAAGGCTATTACGTAAGCGTGTTTTACGCCTATTTAAAAGCGTTAGGGTTAGAATTAATCGCCGAAGACGCCACCAGCAAAGGCCGTATTGACTTAACCCTAAAACAGCCCGATGCCACAATAGTAATAGAGTTTAAAGCCGATGGCGCAACCGCCGAAGACGCGTTGGTGCAAATAAAAGGCAAAGGCTACGCCAACAAGTATTTAAATAACGGCAAGCCTGTGTACGCGGTAGGGATAGGGTTTGATAAAGAACAACGTAATATTGCAAATCTAGCGTATCAAATAGTTTGTTAG
- the pseF gene encoding pseudaminic acid cytidylyltransferase has product MKIAIIPARGGSKRIPRKNIKDFCGKPIIAYPIQAALESELFDQVVVSTDDDGIVEVAKSFGAKLPFKRPKSLADDHAATAPVIIHAIEWYESQGVEIEEVCFLYPCTPFVTAKLLQSAYAEWKSSDAAYCFSVCEFASAPQRALKLNNDGRLESLYPQYRGARTQDLDRAFFDAGQFYFVNPDVYKKRTPIHSPASLPYIIPKYLAHDIDTLADWQLAEMFYRFLQNENING; this is encoded by the coding sequence ATGAAAATTGCTATCATCCCCGCGCGCGGTGGTTCAAAGCGCATTCCGCGCAAAAATATAAAAGATTTCTGTGGAAAACCAATAATTGCTTATCCTATCCAAGCTGCGCTTGAGTCTGAATTATTTGACCAAGTTGTTGTCTCAACCGATGATGATGGTATTGTGGAAGTAGCGAAGTCTTTTGGTGCCAAGCTGCCATTTAAACGTCCCAAGTCCTTGGCGGATGACCATGCTGCGACTGCTCCGGTGATTATTCATGCAATAGAGTGGTATGAATCTCAAGGGGTTGAAATTGAAGAGGTCTGTTTTTTATATCCTTGTACACCGTTTGTCACGGCGAAATTATTACAAAGCGCATACGCAGAGTGGAAAAGCAGTGATGCAGCCTATTGCTTTTCAGTGTGTGAGTTTGCATCTGCACCCCAACGTGCGCTTAAGCTGAATAACGATGGGCGATTAGAGAGTCTTTACCCTCAATATAGAGGCGCGCGTACCCAAGATCTAGATAGAGCGTTTTTTGATGCAGGACAGTTCTATTTTGTTAATCCTGACGTTTATAAGAAAAGAACACCTATTCATAGTCCAGCATCACTCCCTTATATCATCCCAAAGTATTTGGCACATGATATTGATACGCTAGCAGACTGGCAGCTGGCAGAAATGTTTTATCGGTTTTTACAAAATGAGAACATAAATGGATAA
- a CDS encoding sialidase family protein, translating into MSLDGQIVVLTSDDAVSWHKHSVLSWQGGDLRDPKLSVTPSNTVIMTAGIRWAVPNTSVSRLYSVGWQLANNDQAWSSPIIDKTSEGTWRWATTWHKGYAYSVGYGGHDQQGCLYRSDDGLHWEAWLKPFFTDATVFSNESSLVSEGENLVCLTRRDAAGGAKAILGCTTDELKAWHWKTLPIAIGGPKLLKLSNGEWVMAVRRINYKRGLAKTRLYKLNPHSGKTKHWRTLPSGGDTSYAGMVEKNGQLYISYYSSHQDSQTNIYLVTLPLKVKKRSLKFAK; encoded by the coding sequence ATGTCTTTAGACGGACAAATTGTGGTGCTTACCTCGGACGATGCCGTTTCTTGGCACAAGCACAGCGTATTAAGTTGGCAAGGCGGCGACCTGCGCGACCCTAAATTAAGTGTTACGCCAAGCAATACAGTCATTATGACCGCCGGAATTCGTTGGGCCGTGCCCAATACATCAGTCAGTCGTCTTTATTCAGTGGGTTGGCAATTGGCCAATAATGACCAGGCCTGGTCATCACCCATAATAGATAAAACCAGCGAAGGCACTTGGCGCTGGGCCACCACTTGGCATAAAGGTTACGCCTACAGCGTAGGTTATGGCGGACACGATCAGCAAGGTTGTTTGTATCGGTCGGACGATGGACTGCATTGGGAAGCTTGGCTAAAACCGTTCTTTACCGATGCCACGGTGTTCAGTAATGAAAGTTCGTTGGTCTCAGAGGGTGAAAACTTAGTGTGCTTAACGCGTCGCGATGCAGCCGGTGGCGCTAAAGCTATTTTAGGTTGTACGACCGATGAGCTTAAGGCTTGGCACTGGAAAACCTTACCCATAGCGATTGGCGGTCCCAAGTTGCTTAAACTTTCAAATGGCGAGTGGGTTATGGCGGTGCGACGTATAAATTATAAACGTGGCCTTGCCAAAACGCGTCTTTATAAGCTTAATCCGCACTCTGGTAAAACCAAACATTGGCGCACTTTACCCAGCGGTGGCGACACCAGTTATGCAGGAATGGTTGAGAAAAACGGCCAACTTTATATTAGCTACTATTCATCGCATCAAGACAGTCAAACTAATATCTATCTGGTTACCTTGCCATTAAAGGTAAAAAAACGAAGTCTAAAGTTCGCCAAGTAG
- the pseG gene encoding UDP-2,4-diacetamido-2,4,6-trideoxy-beta-L-altropyranose hydrolase, whose product MMKVVIRVDASITIGTGHVMRCLALAAGLRLKGANVVFICRNHPSNLISMLRDKSWPVHMLDSQQNDQLASAKQTNSVLKHDKWLGVSQMQDAIECKHILKTIKPDWLIVDHYAIDQAWQMELQPYYKKLMVIDDLGDRQHLCDLLLDQNYGSTQVKYQNCVPDYCKAITGPRYALLRTEFAEWRDISLRRRSKCTQLKSLLVTMGGVDADNLTGQILKQLKSLSLKTVEEIVVIAGVHLETVKKQAVSMPIKTIVKTHVSNMAELMSKADLAIGAAGGTTWERACLGLPSIQLVIAFNQRDVAEQLEQAGVVKTADNPKDILSLIVHSEDWMLSVSQKSALLCDGLGVDRVIEQLLNLNK is encoded by the coding sequence ATGATGAAGGTTGTGATTCGGGTTGATGCCTCAATAACAATAGGAACAGGCCATGTGATGCGATGCCTAGCCTTGGCTGCTGGGCTCAGGCTTAAAGGTGCAAACGTTGTGTTTATTTGTCGTAATCACCCAAGTAATTTGATATCCATGTTACGCGATAAATCTTGGCCTGTTCATATGCTTGATAGTCAACAAAACGATCAATTAGCTTCAGCGAAACAAACGAATTCAGTTTTGAAACATGATAAATGGTTGGGTGTTTCACAGATGCAAGATGCCATTGAATGTAAACATATTTTGAAGACAATAAAACCAGATTGGTTAATTGTTGATCATTATGCGATAGACCAAGCCTGGCAAATGGAGCTGCAACCATATTATAAGAAACTGATGGTAATAGATGATTTAGGTGATAGGCAACATCTTTGTGATTTATTACTTGATCAAAACTATGGCTCGACGCAAGTCAAATATCAAAATTGTGTGCCGGACTATTGCAAAGCCATAACAGGTCCCAGGTATGCTTTGTTGAGGACTGAATTTGCAGAATGGAGAGATATCAGTCTGAGGCGCCGTTCCAAATGTACACAGCTTAAATCTTTATTGGTGACCATGGGAGGTGTTGATGCAGATAACCTTACAGGTCAAATTTTAAAACAGCTTAAAAGCTTAAGTTTGAAGACAGTAGAAGAAATTGTTGTGATAGCGGGTGTGCATTTAGAAACTGTAAAAAAACAGGCAGTATCCATGCCAATAAAAACGATAGTGAAAACCCATGTTAGCAATATGGCTGAACTGATGAGTAAAGCCGATTTGGCCATTGGCGCAGCGGGGGGGACAACTTGGGAGCGAGCCTGTTTGGGTTTGCCGTCTATCCAGCTTGTTATAGCCTTTAATCAAAGAGATGTTGCTGAGCAACTTGAACAAGCAGGCGTGGTTAAAACGGCGGATAATCCTAAAGACATTTTGTCTCTAATAGTCCACTCCGAAGATTGGATGTTAAGCGTTAGCCAGAAATCAGCTTTACTTTGCGATGGTTTAGGGGTTGATCGGGTTATTGAACAGTTACTTAATTTAAACAAATAG
- a CDS encoding ANL family adenylate-forming protein — translation MSWLIEQIKTFSSRPAIVDGQGCYSYADLVNQIVSYKTQLDAQFEDGQVVAILSDYNFNAVALFFALYQKKAIIVPIVFSSHDELEKRMKVVMPGVVIKLNKTDLVFDKKTAIKDRHPMIKGLQDAKQPGLVLFSSGSTGEPKAMIHNLAVLVNSYQGKKTKNLNILVFLMFDHIGGLNTLLNSLAMGAKIVLPSSRNPDVIASLIATHQIHVLPASPTFLNLMLIARVQERFNLSSLKMITYGTESMPASLLKKIKTRFPRIKLLQTFGTSETGIAQTASRSSESLELKLDDPNIKYQVVDGELWLKSNTQIIGYLNASMESFTEDGWFKTGDLVEELEDGYICIKGRAKEVINVGGEKVLPAEVESIVLELDFINDCMAYSEKHAITGQIVALQVVLKSDILPNQAKKLIRKHCHSRLAGYKVPVKIDFVATTSFSERFKKRRLQS, via the coding sequence ATGTCTTGGCTTATTGAGCAGATCAAAACATTTTCAAGCAGGCCTGCTATTGTTGATGGTCAGGGATGTTATAGCTATGCCGATTTAGTAAATCAAATTGTTAGTTATAAAACGCAGCTTGATGCACAGTTTGAGGACGGGCAAGTAGTGGCCATTTTGTCCGATTACAATTTTAATGCAGTCGCGTTATTTTTTGCCCTTTATCAAAAAAAAGCGATTATTGTACCTATTGTATTTTCAAGCCATGATGAACTTGAAAAACGCATGAAAGTTGTAATGCCAGGGGTGGTGATCAAGTTAAATAAGACTGATTTAGTTTTTGATAAAAAAACAGCTATAAAAGATCGCCATCCGATGATCAAAGGATTGCAGGATGCTAAACAACCAGGACTGGTATTGTTTAGCAGCGGTAGCACTGGTGAGCCTAAGGCGATGATTCACAACCTTGCTGTACTGGTAAATAGTTATCAAGGCAAAAAAACAAAGAACCTTAATATATTAGTTTTCTTAATGTTTGATCATATAGGTGGTTTAAATACCCTGCTTAACAGCCTAGCTATGGGGGCGAAAATTGTGCTGCCTAGCTCGCGTAACCCTGATGTTATCGCCAGTTTAATAGCTACGCATCAAATTCATGTTCTGCCTGCATCGCCCACTTTCTTAAATTTGATGCTGATAGCGCGGGTTCAAGAGCGGTTTAATCTTAGTTCTTTGAAGATGATTACTTACGGCACCGAGTCGATGCCAGCAAGTTTGTTAAAAAAAATCAAGACACGCTTTCCAAGGATAAAGTTATTACAAACCTTTGGAACCAGTGAAACCGGCATTGCTCAAACAGCGAGTCGATCATCTGAGAGTTTGGAGTTAAAACTGGATGATCCAAATATCAAATATCAAGTGGTGGATGGTGAGTTGTGGCTGAAAAGTAATACCCAAATAATCGGTTATTTGAATGCGTCTATGGAAAGTTTTACTGAGGACGGTTGGTTTAAAACGGGTGACCTTGTTGAAGAGCTTGAAGATGGTTATATTTGTATTAAAGGACGCGCAAAAGAAGTGATTAATGTAGGGGGTGAAAAAGTTTTACCCGCCGAAGTAGAGTCGATTGTATTAGAACTAGACTTTATTAATGACTGTATGGCTTATAGTGAAAAACATGCGATAACAGGGCAGATTGTCGCTCTGCAGGTAGTTTTAAAGTCAGATATTTTACCAAATCAAGCTAAAAAGCTAATAAGAAAGCATTGCCATTCAAGACTAGCCGGCTACAAGGTGCCAGTCAAAATTGATTTTGTTGCAACAACTAGCTTTAGTGAAAGGTTTAAAAAGCGAAGATTACAGTCATGA
- the pseI gene encoding pseudaminic acid synthase, whose amino-acid sequence MNINHRLIGAEQPPYIIAELSANHNKDIARAYKIIEAAKMAGAHAIKLQSYRPDTITMDMRTPEFLIEDGLWQGKSLYELYEWAHMPWDWHQPLFDYAHKLGMTIFSSPFDKTAVDLLEDLDAPAYKIASFEAIDLPLIKYVAQTNKPMIISTGMASLVEIEEAVETAREGGCTQLALLHCVSGYPAPADQYNLRTLLDMQQRFNLPVGLSDHTLDNTTAIASVALGASIIEKHVTLDRQGGGPDDSFSLEPADLKALCLASRTAWQALGQVNYDLLPSEVISVQHRRSLYFTRDLPAGHVLTEQDIKSIRPGNGLAPKYLPGLLGRVLSHAVTLGSPVKWNQLA is encoded by the coding sequence ATGAATATTAATCACAGACTTATTGGCGCAGAACAACCGCCCTACATTATCGCTGAATTATCAGCTAATCATAATAAAGATATTGCACGCGCATACAAAATTATTGAAGCAGCCAAAATGGCCGGTGCTCATGCGATTAAATTACAATCCTATCGCCCTGATACCATTACGATGGATATGCGTACACCAGAGTTTTTGATTGAAGACGGTCTGTGGCAAGGTAAAAGCTTGTATGAGTTATATGAGTGGGCGCATATGCCCTGGGATTGGCATCAACCTTTGTTTGATTATGCGCATAAACTTGGTATGACAATTTTTAGTTCACCGTTTGATAAAACAGCGGTCGACTTGTTAGAAGATCTTGACGCACCTGCTTATAAAATTGCGAGTTTTGAGGCGATTGATTTACCATTAATTAAGTATGTCGCTCAGACCAACAAGCCAATGATTATCTCCACAGGCATGGCAAGCTTGGTTGAAATTGAAGAAGCCGTGGAGACGGCGCGTGAAGGGGGGTGCACTCAATTGGCCCTATTACATTGTGTCAGTGGTTACCCCGCGCCAGCCGATCAATATAATTTGCGCACATTGCTTGATATGCAACAGCGCTTCAATCTGCCCGTTGGTTTGTCTGATCACACATTAGACAATACTACCGCGATTGCCAGTGTCGCGCTGGGCGCATCCATTATTGAAAAGCATGTTACGCTTGATCGTCAAGGCGGCGGTCCGGACGATAGTTTTTCACTGGAACCAGCTGATTTAAAAGCCCTGTGCTTAGCCAGTCGAACAGCATGGCAAGCACTTGGGCAGGTTAATTATGACTTATTGCCCAGTGAGGTGATCAGTGTTCAACACCGCCGTTCACTCTATTTTACGCGTGATTTGCCTGCTGGCCATGTGCTAACGGAGCAAGACATCAAAAGTATTCGCCCAGGAAACGGCTTAGCCCCGAAGTACTTACCAGGCCTGCTAGGGCGAGTGTTGAGTCATGCTGTAACTTTGGGTTCGCCCGTTAAATGGAATCAGTTAGCATGA